In Thiomonas arsenitoxydans, the genomic stretch CAATTCCTGCAGCAACTGTTTGGCGCTCGCCAGATCGTCGTCGTCGAGCACCCAGACCGCTGGGTTGCATTGATCGGGCGGAATCTCGCCCGCGATGCTGGTGAGGTAGCGCGAGAACACTTCGGCGCGCAGGCCTGCGGCGTTGAGCGCATCGGCCCAAAGCGTGGCGATTAACAGATTGGGCGCGATGTCCACCCGCTTCATCGCGGTGCAGCCGAGGTGAGTTCAGCATAGAGCGTGCGGTAGAGCGCCAGCCGCGACGCAGAGATGGCTTGCGGGTCGGTGGTGAACACGCAGCCGGGCTCGTCGCGATGGGTGCAGTTCTGAAAACGGCACTGCCCGTTGCGCGCGCGGATTTCCGGAAAGCCGTGCTGCAACTGCGACACCGAGAGATGATGCAGACCGAAGGACTGGAAGCCTGGCGAATCCATCAGCACGCTTCCCGGCGGAAAGCCGGGTAGGTCGTATAGCCGTGTCGCGGTCGTGGTGTGCTTGCCGGCTGACAATGCCTCGGAAATTTCGCGCGTGGGCGCCTGCGCCTGCGGCGCCAGCAGATTCGTCAGGCTGGACTTGCCCACGCCGGAGGCGCCCAGCAGCAGCGTGGTTTGGCCGCTGAGCAAGGGGGTCAGCACAGCCAGCGCGGCTTGTGGGTCGGTGCGCACCGAGAGTTCGAGCACTTCGTAGCCCAAATCGCGATACAGCCGCATCTCGGCCCGCGCGGCTTCGGCTTGCGGCAGGTCGCATTTGTTCAGCAGTAGGGTTGAGGGAATGTCGGCCGCGTCTGCCGCGATGAGCGCGCGGCCGATCAGGCCGTGCTGGATGCCAGGATAGGTGGCGGTGACCAGCATCACGCGGTCGAGGTTGGCAGCAAACATCTTGCTGCGCCAGAGATCTTCGCGCCACAGTGCATTGCGGCGCGCATGCACCTGTTCGATGGCCAGCGGCGCATCACCCGGGGCGAGGGTGACACGGTCGCCGCAGACCACCTCGGCGCGCTTGCCGCGGGGCACGCAGGCGAGCACCGTGCCATCGTCAAGCTGCGCCAGATAGTGCCGCCCAAACGCACCGACGATGCGTGCGGTCAAACCGTGGGAGGTGGACGGTGCGGATTTGGTGCTGCGCTTGCCCTTGGGGCGTTGGGGGTTGTGGCGCTCTAGGTCGTCCATGCCGGCCGTTTGGCGGTTTAGCGCGCGGCGCCCTGGGCAAACATCGCGTCGGCTTTGGCCGCGCAAATGAAGTCGTTTCGGGTAATACCGCCGGCCGAATGGGTGTTGAACGCCACGCTGCAGCGGTTGTATTGCACCAGCAAGTCGGGGTGATGGTCTTCGCGGTGCACCACCCACGCCAGCGCATTCACGAAGGCGAGAGTCTGGTAGTAGTTGCCGAAGGCGTAGGTCTTGCGGATGCTGCCGTCTTCAAACTGCCAGCCGTCCAGCAGTTGCAGGTAGGGCGTCATGGCCGCGGTGTCCAGGCGCTGGCTGGCGTCTAGCGGCATGCAGTGGCTGTCGAGCAAATCCTGGAGTGTCATGGCTGTTCAGGCTGTCGCCGGAGTGTGGGCCGAAGATGGCGCGATGGATGAGGGCAATGCGCCCAGCCGTTCCAGTCGCTGCAGGGCGGGCGGGTGGCTGTAATAAAAGCGCACATAGACGGGGTCGGGCGTGAGCGTGCTGGCATTGTCGCGGTAGAGGGTGACGAGGGCTTCGCCTAGCGCGCGGGCGTCGCTGTGCTGGGCCGCGTAGGCGTCGGCCTCGAATTCATGTTTGCGCGAAGTGGCCGCACCCAGTGGGCTGAAAAACACCGCAAACACCGGCAGCGCCAGACTGAACAGAATGAGCGCGAGTGCATGGTTGGGGGCGAACAGATTGGGCATGACGCCCAGACCGACGTAGAACCACACCTGGTTCGACAGCCACCCCAGCAGCGCAAAGCCCGCCAGACTGATGCCGAACATCACCGCCATGCGCTTGAGAATGTGATGACGCTTGTAGTGCCCGACCTCGTGCGCCAGCACGCCTTCGATCTGCGCCGGGCTAAGCTGGCCGAGCAGGGTGTCGAACAGCACCACGCGCCGCGCCGCGCCCATGCCGGTGAAGTAGGCGTTGGCGTGCGCGCTGCGACGCGAACCGTCCATGACGAACAGGCCGGACAGCGCAAAGTCACAGCGCTGCATGAGCGCCTGCGCGCGGGTTTTCACCTCGCCGTCGGGCAGCGGCTGAAACTTGTTGAACAACGGCGCGATCACTAGCGGATACGCCACCATCATCAGCAGGCTGAAAGCCGTAAGCCCCGCCCAAGCCCACAGCCACCACCAACCCCCGGCCACCTGCATGATCCAGAGCACCAGCAGGGCCAGCGGCAGCATGAGCACCGCGCCGACCAGCGCGTTTTTGAGCAGATCGACCACGAACATGCGCGGGGTGAGCCGGTTGAAACCGAAGCGCGATTCCAGCCCGAAAGTGCGCGCCACTTCCCAGGGCAGATCGAGCAGCGAACCGATCACGGCGAAGGCCACCAGCAGCGCAAGCTGGCCTCCCAAAGCGGTGCCGAAAGTGGCGCTCACCCAGCCGTTGAGCAACTGCAGCCCGCCTTCGAGCGTCCACACCAGCACGATCATGGCGGAGAACAGCGTCGTCCACAGACCAAAGCGCAGTTTCGCCACGGTGTAGTCAGCGGCCTTCTGGTGGGCTTCGAGCGAAATGCTGGCGCGGAATGGCGCGGGCACGGCATCACGGTGCGCGAGCACATGGCGCTGCTGCCGCTGGGCCAGCCAGAGCTTCAGCGCCGTGCCGCCAATCAGCGCGGCGGCGAACAGCGCGCTCCAGGCGAGGGCAAGATGTTGCGGGCTCATGCGAAAATCCTTGTCAGTCTTAGGTTCAGTCAGATTATCCCACCCGGCCTGTCCTCGCGACCCGCCGCCGCCATTCCCCTACTTGAATGCATTTCATGTCCGATTCCGCCACGCCTGCCGCTTCCATCCTCACCTGTCACGACGACAACCTCATCTGGGTCGACATGGAGATGACGGGGCTGAATCCCGACACCGATCGCATCATCGAAGTGGCCGTGGTCGTGACCGACCCGCAGCTCACCGTGCGCGTGGAAGGGCCGGTGCTGGCCATCCATCAAAGCGATGCGGTGCTGGCCGGCATGGACGCCTGGAACCAGAACACCCACGGCAAATCCGGCCTCACCGACCGGGTGCGCGCCAGCACGGTGGACGAAGCGCAGGCCAGCAAGGCGATCATCGCTTTCCTCAAAAAATACGTGCCCGCTGGCAAGTCGCCGATGTGCGGCAACACCATTTGCCAGGATCGCCGTTTCATGGCCCGGGGCATGCCCGAGCTGGAAGCCTATTTCCATTACCGCAACCTCGACGTGAGCACCCTCAAGGAACTGGCGCGGCGCTGGCGCCCCGAGCTGGTGAGCGCCTTCAAGAAGCAGCAGGCCCACACCGCGCTGGCCGACATTCAGGAATCCATCGACGAGTTGCGCCATTACCGCGAGCACTTCCTGCGCGTGCCGGTGGCGGGTATCGATCCGGAAGTGGCGGGGTGAGCCTTCCGTAGCGACTGACGAAGCCGCTCAGCGTTTACCGAGTCGCTGTCGAGGACTTGCGGCTCTGGCGCGGCGACTGACCGAAATGCTGTCGATAGGCGCGGCTGAAGTGCGCAGGCTCGGTGAAGCCGCATTGATAAGCGACGGAGGCAATCGACACATGACGCGAGGCCGGGTGTTCAAGGAGCGCGCGGGCGGTCTCAAGCCTTCGGTGTTTCACCAGCCGGGAAAAGGTGATGCCGCGCAGCGATGCGAGCCGGTAGAGATATCGCTCTGAGATGCCCACAGCCCGCGCGCAGTCAGCGGGCGATAGGGCCGACGCATCGAACAGATGGGTTTCGACGTAGGACAGAACCTGCTGCCAGCGGGTGGCGTTCGGCGGTTTGGCCGGTTCGGCATCTCGCTCGATGCTGTAATAGGCCGCCGCGAACAGCCAGGGCAGCGCGAATCCCGCATACAGGCTGCTGACCGAACCTTGATCTGATGCGGGCAGCAGCGTGTGCAGACCGTATGAGGCGACGACTCTTGGCCGCAGAAGCTGCCGACGATCGCTTCTGGCCTGATGCCACAGCAAGGCGCCGCGCGGCATTCTCACGGCGATCAGACGGGCGGGCGTTTCGAAGACGATGCGCGAAGGTTGTTGCAGGTTGCGAAACGATAGATCACCGGCGCGAAAGCGCAGCGTGGCTCCTTTCTGCTCGATCACACCTTCGCCCTCGATGACGATATGGCTCAAGACGGTATCGCGAACATCCGCCGATAAAGCGGACAGATGCTGCGCGCTGTGCGTGATGATCTGCGGTTGCAAGGTCAGGGGCGTCATGCTCAACGCCCCTGCGAAAACCTCCTGCCCGATGTGTCCTCCCGGGCCAGGGCAGGTGAGGCTGGTGTGGCCTGGCACGAACCGGCGAGACAACAACTGCTCCCAGCTTGCAAGGTTGTGGGGCATGTCGCAGTTCGAGTGATCGCGCATGTGCAGTGTCATCCTTGAAAGGGGTGCGTGGGCAACCAAGTTTAAGGGTTGGCCGTACCTACTATGCAGCGGTCAGGCCATTCCTGGCGACACGCTCGAATGCTGCCTTTAGATGACGACCTATGCGCCGATGGACTCCCTTTGTCTTGCTGATGCCGTTTCAGTTCATTTTCGGGCTGATCTATTCCTGGGGAACGATTTCCCCGGCCATCCACGTCCAGAGTGGCTGGCCGCAGGCCACGCTTGATCTCGCGTTCTCGCTCACCCCGCTGGGTTTGCTTCCCGCCGTCATTCTGGCGGGGCGCGCGCTTCATCGCCTGGCGCCGAAGACGCTGCTGGCGTGGGCGCTGACCTGTTTCACCGTGGGCGGGGGCATCGGCCTTCTGACGGCCTCGCCCGTGGCGTTCATGCTGGGTTACAGCCTGCTGGCGCTGGGCGTCGGCGCGGGTTTGTCGACCGCCGCCTGCATCGCCCTGGTTTCGCGTCTTTACCCGCAGCGCCGCGGTTCTCTGGGTGGCGCGCTCCTGGCGCTCTATGGCATGTCGTCCGTGATCAGTGCGCCCTTGTTCGATGAGATCAACCGCCTCATAGGCTGGCGGCCCTCGCTTGCCGCGCTGCTCGGCTTGTATGCGGCCGTGGGGTGGATCGCTTGGGCCTTTCTGCCGGTGGCGCCCGCGGCGCCGAGGCGCCAAACGGACCCCCTGCCGCTGATGGTTCTGCTCAAGCAGCGACCCTTGCAATGGGCGCTGGTCATCGTTCTGATGGCCACTCCGCTGGGTTCCGCCTCTTTTGCCACAATCGGGCATCTCACCAAGGCCATCGGCGTCAGTTCGGCGCTGGGTGTGTTGGCGGTGTCTCTGATGGCCTTGGGCAACGGAGTGGGACGGCTGGGATTCGGGTTTCTGGCCGACTGGATTTCACCGCGCTTCAGTCGCGCGGCGGCGCTGGGCCTCAACGCGCTTGCCGCGCTTTTGTTGCTGGGGGTGTTGCACGGCTACGGCGTGGGGGCCTTTGCCGCCTATCCGCTGCTCATCGGCCTGGCCTTCGGCGGCATGGCGGGCAAGCTGCCTGCCTTGGCCGCGCATGTGGCCGAGCGCCACAGCGAGGCGGCGTTTGGCCTGCTGTTCGGCGCCTTTGCTTTCGCCAGTTTTCTCGGCCCTTTTTTGAGCGCTGGTCTTGGCATGCACTCCGCGCTGCAGGGGCTCGCCTTGTGCGCTCTCGCGGCGATGGGGCTTGGGTTGGTTGTGGCGAGGTGAATCAAACCGCTTGCTTTTGCAGCAGCCGCACGTGCATCGGGCGAGTGAAGTGCGCGCCGTCGGCGCGGCAATGCGGGTCGAAGGCGGCCTTGACGCGCTGCCGCAAATCGTCGGTGATCTGATGATCGGCGAAGCTGGGGTAGAGCATGCGCTGCTCGAAAGACTCCCAGTTGGGGAAGTGCGCGGGCATGTCGAAGCGGCGCTCGGCGGTCTGCTGCCATTGCCCGGTTGACAGGGCCCGGTCGAGCGCGGCCTGCGCTGCGGCGCGCACCGGGCCTTCGTCGTTGTAGAGCTTGACGATGTCGTTGAGCGCGCCTTCATAAACCGGCTCCGAGACGTAGAGCCAGCCGCCCGGACGCAGCACGCGCCAGGTTTCCGCCAGTGCGGTCTGCATGGCGCCCTGCGGAATGTGGTGCAGCGACTTGAGCATCAGCGCCAGATCGAAGCCGCAGTCCGCGGCCGGTATGGCCGTGGCGCTCTGCTGCACGAAGCGCAGCCGCGGTGCAAGCATTTCGGGCAGACGCGCCAGATTCTTGGCGTGCTGGACGGCATCGACTTCCAGCGCCAGCGCTTCGCAGGCCGGGCAGCACTGCAGCAGCTCGGTGAGCAGCCGGGCGCTACCGCAACCCAGTTCGATGACCTTCAGGCTGTTACCCAGCGGCACCAGTTCGGTCAGGACGTCGAGTTCGTTGTGGATCATGGGGGGGCTTGTGGGTGAGCAAGGCCGCGATTTTAGAGACGGAGCGCGGCGCTTTCAGCCCGGGAGATCGTCTTCGTAAAACTCCAGGTCGCCTCGCACCCCTGCCGCACGGTCGATTTCGATTTTGCGCAACTCAACCCGGCGAATCTTGCCCGAGATGGTCTTGGGCAGGTCGAAGAACTCGATGCGGCGGATGCGCTTGTAAGGCGCGGCGCGTTCGCGCACGAACAGCAGAATGTCTCGGGCCAGTTCGGCGCTGGGCGTAAAGCCGACGCGGCATGACACGAAGGCTTTGGGGATGGTCAGCCGCAGCGCATCCGGGCAGGGCACCACGGCGGCCTCGGCCACGGCGGGATGTTCGATCAGCAGGCTTTCCAGCTCGAACGGGCTGATGCGGTAGTCGGAGGACTTGAACACGTCGTCGGTGCGGCCAACGAAGGTGTAATAACCGTCGGCGTCGCGTTGCGCCACGTCGCCGGTGTGGTAGAGGCCGTCGTGCATGACCTGCGCGGTTTTCTCGGCATCGCCCGCATATTCGACCAGCAGACCGGTGGGGCGCGGCTCGGTCTCGACGCAGACTTCGCCTTCTTCCTCTGAGTTGCCGTCCACATCGACCAGGCGGATGCGGTAGCCCGGCATGGGGCGGCCCATGGCGCCGGGTTTGAGCGGCTGGCCGGGGCTGTTGCCGATGAGCGCACAGGTCTCGGTCTGGCCGTAGCCGTCGCGGATGGTGATGCCCCAGGCGGCGCGCACCCGCTCGATCACTTCCGGGTTGAGCGGCTCACCAGCGCCCACCAGTTCGCGCAGTTTGACCGGATAGCGCTTCAAATCTTCCTGAATGAGCATGCGCCACACCGTGGGCGGCGCGCACAGGGTGGTGATGCCGCAGCGCGACAGGGTTTGCAGCGTGGCCGCGGCGTTGAATCGGCTTTGGTTGAAGGCGAAGATCGCCGCGCCGGCGTTCCAGGGGGCGAAAAAACTGCTCCACGCGTGCTTGGCCCAACCGGGGGAGCTGATGTTCCAGTGCACATCGCCGGGCTGCAGGCCGATCCAGTACATCGTGGCCAGCGCACCCACGGGATAGCTTTGATGGGTGTGCAGCACCAGCTTGGGCTTGGAGGTGGTGCCGGAGGTGAAGTAGAGCAGCAGCGGATCGGTGGCGCGGGTGTCGGCCTCGGGCGCGAAGTCGGCGGCCGCTGTTTGCGCCCCGGCAAGCGCTGTCCAACCGATGGGCGCGCTGCCTGCGGTGAAACGGCCTTGTACCTGCGTCCAGATGGTTTGCGGCAGATCGTGGAATTTGGCGGTGTCGGCCGGCAGGCAGATCACATGCCGCACGCCGCCGCGGACGATGCGGTCTTGGAGGTCGGTGGGGGTGAGCAGGGTGGTGGCGGGAATCATCACCGCGCCGAGTTTGATGCAGGCGAGCATGGCGTCCCACAGCTCGATGCAGTTGGGCAGCATGAGCAGCACGCGGTCGCCGCGCGCCACGCCGCCCGCGCGCAGGAAGTTGGCCATGCGCGCCGAGCGCTGCGCCATGTCGGCAAAGCTGTAGCGCGCCTCGCTGCCGTCTTCTTCCACGATCCACAGCGCAATCGCGTCATTGCCTTGGGCCATTGGATCGAAATAATCGAGCGCCCAGTTGAAGCGGTCGAGCGCGGGCCAGCGGAAATCGGCGTAGGCGCGGGCGTATTCGGTGCGGTGGCGCTGCAGCAGGTCGCGCGCCTGCACAAAACCGGCATGGGCGCCGGGGTGGCTGATGGGATGGCTGATCTGCATCGAAGTCTCCTGATGTTGTTATGCGCCCACTTTAGCCCGCACCGCTGAGGCGGGCCAGCGGGAAAGCACAGAGGTCGACAGTCAGGTCGATGTCAGTTATCCCCCTCGGGGCGGCTTGCGCAGCAAGCCAGGGGCCTTGCAGCTCAGTCCGGCATGGGCGCCAGGCTGCGGGTGCAGGGGATCTGGGTGATGTCCAGCCAAGGCTGACCCGCGGGCGGCAGCTTCAATGCGCTGAGCGCGCCGCCCCACAGGCAGCCGCTGTCCAGGCATAGCGCGTTGTGTTCCCAGCGCAGGCCCAGGGTGGACCAATGGCCGAAGGCGATGGGAGTCTGCGCGGTCTCGCGCTGCGGCAGGGCGAACCAGGGCAGGAGTTCGGAGGAGGCGCCGTTGGCGCTGGCCTGCTTGTTGTGAAAATCCAGTCGTCCCCGATTCGGGCCGCTGGCCTGCAGAAAACGGGCGCGGGTGAGGGTGTTGACCACGATGCGCAGACGGTCGAACCCCGCCAGACTCTCGCTCCATTCGTCGGGCTGATTGCCGAACATCACGCGCAGGAAATCGACGTAATCGGGCGCGCGCAGGCGGCGCTCCACCTCGGCGGCGAGTTGCACGGTTTTGTCGGCCGACCATTGCGGCAACACCCCGGCGTGCACCAGCAGCCAGCCACGCTCCATCAGCGCCAGCGGGCGGCGGCGCACCCAGTCGATCAGCTCCGTGCGCCGTGGTGATTGCAGGATGTCGTCGAGCGTGTCGCTGCGATGCGCCTTGCGCACGCCATGCGCCACGGCCAGCAGATGCAGGTCGTGATTGCCCAGCAGACATTGCGCGCTGTCGCCCAGCGCCATCAGCCGCTCCATGCTGGCGAGCGACTGCGGGCCGCGATTGACCAGGTCGCCCAGCACGATGAGCCGGTCGTGCGCCGGGTCGAACTGCAGCGCGTCGAGCAGGGCGTCGAAGGCGTCGGCGCAGCCTTGCACATCGCCGATCAGGTACGTTGCCAAAGCCTCTCCCTAAAATGCGTGGTTTACCAAACGCATCATCGTAATGACGCAAGTTGACGCTTGCGCGCTCTTCTCGACAATGCATCTCACCGGAGCCCCGCATGGCGCAGCTCGATCCCACGATTTTCAAGGCCTACGACATTCGCGGCATCGTTGGCAAAACGCTGACCGAGGACGCCTGCCGCGCGATCGGCCAGGCCTTCGCCACGCTGGCGCGGCGCAATGGCGAGACGGCGGTGAATATCAGCCGCGACGGGCGTCTATCCGGCCCGGCGCTGGCGCAGGCGCTTAGCGACGGTTTGCGCGCCGGGGGCGTGGACGTGATCGATCTGGGCATGAACGCCACGCCCATGCTGTATTACGCCTGCGCCACCACGCCGGTGGTCAGCGGCATTCAGATCACCGGCAGCCACAATCCGCCCGAGTACAACGGTCTGAAAATGGTGCTCGGCGGCAATGCCCTGTTCGGCGAGCAGATTCAGGAATTGCTCGCGCTGACCCGCAGCGAAGCCTTCGCACAAGGACAAGGTAGCGCGCGGCAGGCCTCCATCGTCGAGGACTATCTGGGCCGCATCGAAGGCGACATCAAGCTGGCGCGGCCGATGAAAGTGGTGGTCGATTGCGGCAACGGCGTTTCAGGCGCTTTTGCGCCGCGCTTGCTGCGCAGCCTGGGCTGCGAGGTGGTGGAGTTGTACTGCGAAGTCGATGGCACCTTTCCCAACCATCATCCCGACCCCGCCGATCCGCGCAACCTCGAAGATCTCATCCGCACCGTGCTCGACACCGGCGCCGAACTGGGGCTGGCGTTTGATGGCGACGGCGACCGTCTCGGCGTGGTCACGCCCAGTGGGGCCGTCATCTGGCCCGATCGCCAGCTCATGCTCTACGCCGCCGATGTGCTGGAGCGCCATCCCGGCGCGCCCATTCTGTTCGACGTGAAATGCACCGCGCAGCTGCCCGCCTGGGTGCGTCGGCATGGCGGCGAGCCGGTGATGGGCCGCACCGGGCATTCGCTGGTCAAGGCCAAGATGAAAGAAATCGACGCGCCGCTGGCTGGCGAGATGAGCGGCCACATCTTTTTCAAGGATCGCTGGTACGGCTTCGACGACGCGCAGTATGGTGCGGCGCGGCTGCTGGAAATTCTTTCTCGTGCCGAGAATGCGGGGGCCGTGCTCGAAGCCCTGCCCGATTCCGTCTCCACCCCGGAGCTGAAGCTGCAGACGGCCGAGGGCGCCAACTTCACGCTGTGCGAGCGTTTGCAGCGAGAGGGCCGCTTTCCCGGCGCTTCGAATATTTCCACCATCGACGGCGTGCGTGCCGACTACGCCGATGGCTTCGGCTTGGCGCGGCCCTCCAACACGACGCCCTGCGTGGTGCTGCGATTCGAGGGCGCTGATGCAGCGGCGCTGGCGCGGATTCAGGCCGAGTTCCGCGCCGCGTTGCTGGCGCTCGATGCTTCGTTGATACTGCCATTTTGACCACGGTATTGAATCCGTCCACACCGCCCTTGCGCGTGCTGATCGTCAAGACCAGCTCGATGGGCGATGTGGTGCACGCGCTGCCGGTGGTGCACGACATCCTGGCCGCGCATCCGGGGGCGAAAATCGACTGGCTGGTCGAGGAGGCCTACGCCGACATCGTGCGCGCCCATTCCGGGGTCAGGCGAGTGATTCCGCTGGCGCTGCGGCGCTGGCGCAAGCAGTTCTGGCGCCCAGAAATTCGGCAGGAATGGCGGGAGTGGAAGGCTGGTTTGCGCGCCGAGACCTATGACGCCGTGATCGATTTGCAAGGGCTGGTGAAAAGCGCCCTCATCGCCCGGCTGGCGCGCGGGCCGCTCTATGGCCTGTCGTGGGGCAACGCACGCGAGGCGCTCGCGCCCTTGTTCTACGCCCATCGTCAGAAGACCGACTTGCATCGCACCGAGGCTGCTGTGCCGCGCTACCGGGCGCTGGTCGCCTGGGCCTTGCGCTATGCCCCGCAGGGCAAGCCGCAATACGGCCTGAGCCTGCAGGCCGAGCGCCCCGCATGGCTGGCTGGCGATGCACCCTATGCCTTGCTGCTAAGCGCCACCGCCAAAGACCGCAAGCTGTGGGAGGAAGCGCGCTGGGTCGCTCTGGGTCGAGCGCTTGCGGCGCAAGGTCGGATCGGGGTGTTCGCCTGGGGCAATGCAGCCGAGCGTGCCCGCGCTGAGCGTCTGGCCGAGTCGGTGAATGCCGCAGCGTCCGACGTCACGATGACACGCGCTTGCGTTGCCCCCGCTGCCTTCGGCCTAGCCGAATGGATGCGGGTGTTGCGTGCGGCCAGCGTGGTGGTTGGAGTCGATACCGGTCTGCTCTATCTCGCTGCCGCAGTGGGCACGCCCGCGGTGGCTGTTTACACCGGCTCGTCGCCGCATAGTGTGGATTTCGAGTCGGCGGGGCCCTGGCGCAGTCTGGGTGACACCGGCCAGCAGCCTGCTGTGGACGAGGTGCTGAATGCCACGCGGGACGTGCTGGCAGCGGCTGCGAATCGCCGCTCCCCGGCATGAAACTGACCTTGCGGGTTTATGGCCTGCTCTGGCGGCTGGTTTTGCCCTTTGCCTTG encodes the following:
- the waaC gene encoding lipopolysaccharide heptosyltransferase I, producing the protein MTTVLNPSTPPLRVLIVKTSSMGDVVHALPVVHDILAAHPGAKIDWLVEEAYADIVRAHSGVRRVIPLALRRWRKQFWRPEIRQEWREWKAGLRAETYDAVIDLQGLVKSALIARLARGPLYGLSWGNAREALAPLFYAHRQKTDLHRTEAAVPRYRALVAWALRYAPQGKPQYGLSLQAERPAWLAGDAPYALLLSATAKDRKLWEEARWVALGRALAAQGRIGVFAWGNAAERARAERLAESVNAAASDVTMTRACVAPAAFGLAEWMRVLRAASVVVGVDTGLLYLAAAVGTPAVAVYTGSSPHSVDFESAGPWRSLGDTGQQPAVDEVLNATRDVLAAAANRRSPA